Genomic DNA from uncultured Vibrio sp.:
TGATTGATAGCCCTAAAGCTCAGACGGGGATTAAAGTCATTTCGTTTGATGATATTCGCTGGCGCCGTCGTGATATTAAAACGACCAGCTTGCTACCGGCATGTTTGGCGAAACAAGTCGCACACGATGCGGGGGCAGAGGATGTTTGGCTGATTGAAGATGGCCATGTAACAGAAGGTGGCTCAAGTAACGCGTACATTGTCACCCAAGATAATGTGCTGGTCACACGCCCGCTGAGCAATGATATTCTGCACGGTATCACACGAGCATCATTAATGACGCTCGCTAAAGAACTGAACTTAACCATTGAAGAGCGCTTCTTCACCATCGAAGAAGCTTATCAGGCGAAAGAAGCGTTTATCAGCTCGGCAACGACATTCGTCTGGCCTGTCGTAGCCATCGATGATAAGCCGATTGGCAGTGGCAAACCTGGTGAAATCGCACTAAGACTGCGCGATATTTACATTAAAACTTCTAAAGAGTTAGCGGTTTAACCTCACGACACAAACCAACCATTGTGGCCAAGTAGCATTGGCCACAATGGTTGGCTTGTAGAGGAAAGAAATACCTACAAATATTACGAGGACCACCTTTAACCGAGCAGCGATTTACAACTTTAAGGTAGTAGCTGGCTATTCCAGCGGAACTCGAGCTATTTTGTATTCGCAGCTAAAAAACCTGAAAACGCTCGCCAGGACTTTTCATCCGCATCTTTACGATAGCGATCGGATTCCCACACGGTAAAGGCATGGGGTGCACCGCCATAGGCCACCATTTCATGTGGAACTTTGTTCTGCTCAAGTTCATCAGCCAATTGAGCGAACTCACTCATCGGTATTGCCG
This window encodes:
- a CDS encoding D-amino-acid transaminase, with protein sequence MERIVYLNGKFLAESEAKVSVFDRGFLFADAVYEVTAVLDGKLIDHEGHLARLERSAKELGIKMPVTGEQLMDIQRQLIEKNGLVEGGIYLQLTRGNEGDRDFSYSDKIEPTLVLFTQSRNLIDSPKAQTGIKVISFDDIRWRRRDIKTTSLLPACLAKQVAHDAGAEDVWLIEDGHVTEGGSSNAYIVTQDNVLVTRPLSNDILHGITRASLMTLAKELNLTIEERFFTIEEAYQAKEAFISSATTFVWPVVAIDDKPIGSGKPGEIALRLRDIYIKTSKELAV